From Prosthecobacter vanneervenii, one genomic window encodes:
- the rarD gene encoding EamA family transporter RarD, translating to MNSEKTSANAALSAVLAFGLWGVLPVYWKQLGHLGSDVALAQRVVWTLATVMPLLMLRGEWSGFLRSLRNARLLGAHAWSAFLLAINWGVFVWAAQHGRIIDCSLGYFINPLLNVLIGSRLLGERLTGLQKLSIFSAACGVLTQLVLVGRFPWIGLLLAGSFALYGLARRRSPLGSLPGLAMETVVGVPVALVYLIWAQQSSLPIWGTASAHDLLLIIGLGIITTIPLLGFAHGARQLPFALLGVLQFLAPTGQFLVGALLYHEPVGTGTLLSFGLIWLGVLQFCGDLWLRKPGKA from the coding sequence CTGGGGGGTGTTGCCGGTGTACTGGAAGCAGCTCGGCCACCTGGGCAGTGATGTGGCGCTGGCCCAGCGTGTGGTGTGGACCTTGGCTACGGTGATGCCGCTGCTGATGCTGCGTGGCGAGTGGTCTGGCTTTCTTCGCTCTTTACGAAATGCACGGCTCCTCGGCGCCCACGCATGGTCTGCTTTTCTATTAGCCATCAATTGGGGCGTCTTTGTGTGGGCCGCCCAGCATGGTCGCATCATCGACTGCAGCCTTGGCTACTTCATCAATCCGCTGCTGAATGTGCTCATCGGCAGCCGGTTGCTCGGAGAGAGGCTGACGGGTCTGCAAAAGCTCAGCATCTTCTCCGCAGCATGCGGGGTGCTGACGCAGCTCGTGCTTGTGGGGCGTTTTCCATGGATCGGCCTGCTGCTGGCGGGGAGCTTCGCTCTTTACGGCCTGGCGCGTCGGCGTTCGCCTTTGGGCTCTTTGCCCGGGCTGGCCATGGAGACAGTTGTCGGTGTGCCGGTGGCGCTGGTCTATCTGATCTGGGCGCAGCAGAGCAGCCTGCCCATATGGGGCACGGCCTCCGCACATGACCTGCTGCTCATCATCGGTCTCGGCATCATCACCACTATTCCGCTGCTGGGCTTTGCGCATGGCGCGCGCCAGCTGCCGTTTGCCCTGCTGGGCGTGCTGCAGTTTTTGGCACCCACCGGTCAGTTTCTGGTGGGCGCTCTCCTCTACCATGAACCGGTAGGCACAGGAACCCTGCTCTCCTTTGGCCTTATCTGGCTCGGAGTGCTGCAGTTTTGCGGCGATCTCTGGCTGCGAAAGCCCGGCAAGGCCTGA